One genomic window of Anaerofustis stercorihominis DSM 17244 includes the following:
- a CDS encoding putative ABC transporter permease, with amino-acid sequence MGYTIYEYLCFFMIYAFLGWVTEVIFQTIKEGHFINRGFLRGPVCPIYGFGLLLVIHFLEPLKSNITVLFIGSVIFTTLLELITGFVLEKLFSIRWWDYSKEKFNLNGYICLEFSIIWGLACVFVLNIIHPLIYTFVTFIPEEVGFIAVIICSVLFIIDTILTVSTILKFKSKLKRLSQIGDKLLEFSDGIGKHISDETLIVADKTDRLKEDMYLEKLAFKELSEERKDIIENYLMKFRYLSYLKTHPKIQTSKYRDLLDEIKENMKKRKQ; translated from the coding sequence TTGGGATATACGATTTATGAATATTTATGTTTTTTTATGATATATGCTTTTCTTGGATGGGTTACGGAAGTAATCTTTCAAACCATCAAAGAAGGTCATTTTATTAACAGAGGATTTTTAAGAGGTCCAGTATGTCCTATATATGGATTTGGATTACTTCTGGTCATTCATTTTTTGGAGCCTTTAAAATCCAATATAACAGTATTATTCATAGGGTCTGTCATATTTACCACTCTGCTTGAACTTATCACGGGTTTTGTGTTGGAAAAACTTTTTTCAATCAGATGGTGGGATTATTCCAAAGAGAAATTTAACTTAAATGGATATATATGTCTCGAGTTTTCGATTATATGGGGACTTGCATGTGTATTTGTTTTAAATATAATACATCCTTTGATATACACGTTTGTTACATTTATTCCCGAAGAAGTAGGGTTTATAGCGGTCATAATATGTTCAGTTCTGTTTATTATTGATACTATACTTACTGTTTCTACAATACTTAAGTTCAAATCCAAACTAAAGAGATTATCACAAATAGGTGATAAACTCCTTGAATTTTCAGATGGGATTGGAAAGCATATTTCCGATGAGACCCTTATTGTTGCTGATAAAACAGATAGACTCAAAGAAGATATGTATCTCGAAAAACTTGCATTTAAGGAACTAAGTGAAGAAAGAAAAGATATAATAGAAAATTATTTAATGAAGTTTAGATATTTGAGTTATTTAAAGACTCATCCTAAAATTCAAACTTCAAAATACAGAGATTTATTAGATGAAATTAAAGAAAATATGAAAAAAAGAAAGCAATAG
- a CDS encoding DUF3794 domain-containing protein yields MEFEQMVKKINLTSKEDNIEVVTEVFENVKILDNMSNIERILLSNTEAVIKNIALKNGKFVLKGILKLNILYLGENEALASVDKNIEFFVNLGEGEKWDKIFNLRASIASIETRVIKKRRIEVSANVKISGVSIIPEDINVMNDNNIEGLEIKTNSDICSVFDLNSTKETFTFKKDVPLSDSVSVLFVFAKLRDVNTNASGVGVLYSAKVEVTLIYKVGFEDDSDTKIEKLIYPINHFIEKDPKLKCDYYNIVPSVESVSGEYVMDDEDSYIEITMDLISSTLFCEKKEVNIIEDAYSTNRNSLPVLKEHSIVMLGSDFEKKMKVTNSKTLIDTDMIGGVIGDMEYVKFDYSVDESILSVEGSVVTQVVTYIDNDSRYYVDTINVPFELKEEISGGENLDLFVDVNVNNLVVTSLNQTISIDGEVIVSGYMFDTKEVSDIATIENIEAEEENVDSIKVKVYYKEKNRKSLGYREEKSYRKRRYS; encoded by the coding sequence ATATAGAAAGGATATTACTTAGCAATACTGAAGCGGTAATAAAAAATATTGCCCTTAAAAACGGTAAGTTTGTTTTAAAGGGGATTTTGAAGCTTAATATATTATATTTGGGCGAAAACGAAGCTTTAGCATCGGTAGATAAGAATATCGAATTTTTTGTAAACCTTGGCGAAGGTGAAAAATGGGATAAGATATTTAACTTAAGGGCAAGTATCGCAAGTATCGAAACGAGAGTCATTAAGAAAAGAAGGATAGAAGTAAGCGCGAATGTTAAAATAAGCGGAGTCAGTATTATTCCCGAAGATATAAACGTAATGAACGATAATAATATCGAGGGACTTGAAATAAAGACCAACTCAGATATATGTTCGGTATTTGATTTAAACAGCACCAAAGAGACTTTTACATTTAAAAAAGATGTGCCTTTATCAGACAGTGTAAGTGTTTTATTCGTATTTGCCAAACTCAGAGATGTAAATACAAATGCTTCAGGGGTGGGAGTATTATACAGTGCTAAAGTAGAGGTTACTTTGATTTATAAGGTTGGTTTCGAGGATGACAGCGATACAAAGATAGAAAAGCTTATTTATCCTATCAATCATTTTATAGAAAAAGACCCTAAATTAAAATGTGATTATTACAATATAGTACCGAGCGTGGAAAGTGTAAGCGGAGAATATGTCATGGATGATGAAGATTCATATATCGAAATAACCATGGACTTGATTTCAAGTACGCTTTTCTGTGAAAAGAAAGAAGTAAATATAATTGAAGATGCTTACAGCACAAACAGAAATTCTCTGCCTGTTTTGAAAGAACATAGTATTGTAATGCTCGGAAGCGATTTTGAAAAGAAGATGAAAGTCACAAACAGCAAAACATTGATAGATACCGATATGATCGGCGGAGTCATCGGTGATATGGAGTATGTTAAATTTGATTATTCCGTTGATGAAAGCATACTTTCGGTAGAGGGAAGTGTTGTTACTCAAGTGGTCACATATATAGATAATGACAGCAGATATTATGTTGATACCATAAATGTTCCTTTTGAATTAAAGGAAGAAATAAGCGGCGGAGAGAATCTTGATTTATTTGTTGATGTCAATGTAAATAACCTTGTGGTTACTAGTTTGAACCAGACTATCAGTATAGACGGTGAAGTGATTGTAAGCGGATATATGTTTGATACAAAAGAAGTCAGTGATATAGCTACAATAGAAAATATCGAAGCAGAAGAAGAAAATGTAGACAGTATTAAGGTCAAAGTTTATTATAAAGAAAAAAATAGAAAGTCTTTGGGATATAGGGAAGAAAAATCTTATCGCAAAAGAAGATATTCTTAA